DNA from Acidobacteriota bacterium:
CCCGCCGCGGCCGGTCGCCGAGCCTCGGATCCATCTCTTCGAGCATCCGGAGCAGGTGCTCGTCCTGGACCGGGAGCGGGTCCTCGCCCGCCCCGAGGGCCGCCGCCATCCGCCGGCCGACCTCGGCTTCGAGGTGCCGTCGCCACCAGACTTCGAAGAGGGCGGCCGCGGCGCTGTCCGCGGCGAGCTCCGCGTTCCAGCCGCCCAGGAGCTCGAGCGCCGGCCCGGCCTCCGGTGTCGGACTCGCTCGTCCCAGCAGCGCGTGAAGACGGCGCGCGGGTATCGAGACGTAGTCGGTCTGGAGCCGGACGGCGCCCTCGACCGTCATTGCGTCCTCGGCGTCCAGCACTTCGCCGATCCGCTGCCGCCGGTACGGCCCGGCCCACTCCCAGCCCAGCGGCACGTCGTAGCCGGCGGGCAGGTTCATCTCGTTGGCGGTCGCCACCCAGCCGCGCTCCGGATTGAACTCGACCGGCAGTTCGTCCATGTCCCGGTAACCGCTCCACTCGTAGCGGCCGTCGCCCGGCACCGGCAGCAGACCGTCCCAGTTCGGCCGGACCGGCGCCAGGCCGCCCGGTTTCCAGCCGATGTTGCCGCTCGTGTCGGCGTAGACCTGGTTCTCGGACGGCGTTCCCCAGCGGTTCATCGCCGCCAGGAACTGATCCCAGTTGCGCGCCCGGATGTACTCGATCGACCCGAGGTAGGGCGCCATGCCGGGCTCCAGCCAGGCCGCGCGCAGACCGATCGCCAGGTCGCGGTCGGGGTCCCGGTAGAGCACGGGGCCATGGTGGGTGAAGCGAAGGTCCACGGTGCGGGCGTCTTCGCCGCGAACCGGAATCGTCTCCTCGATCGTCTCCATCGGCAGCCAGTTGCCCCGGTGCTCGTAGAAGTCTGGTTCGCCGGGTTTCGTCCGGTAAATGTAGAGGTCTTCCTGGTCGATGCTGAAAATTGTCAGCCCGAAGGCGATCGTGCCGTTGTGTCCGATCGAAATGCCGGGCAGCGCGGGCTCGCCGGCACCGATCAGGTCGAGGTCCGGTGAACTGAGGTGGACGATGTAGCGGAGCGAGGGCACGGCCTGTGTGCGGTGCGGGTCGTTGGCGAGCAGTGGCCGGCCTGTGGCGGTACGTCGCGGCGAGATCGCCCAGTTGTTGCTGCCCTGGGATGCCGGGCCGACCTCGTCCTGAAAGCCTGGTTCGAGGTCACCGAAGCGAACGCCGCGGGTGCCCAGCCGGTACAGGTCGAGTGCCTTGGGGGCCGCCCGGAAGGCGTCGAGATCGAGGCCTGCGGGTACGGCGAGCCGATGGTCTGGCTGGTACCGGTCACGGAGGGCCAGCGCCGCGGCTCCGTGCTCCGCCAGAAACCTCGCGCGGGAGAACTCGCTGGCGGCGTTTCGCAGCAGGCCATGGCTGCGGATCCGCGTCACCGCCTCAGGGGTCCAGTGCGACGGCTCGTAGCCCAGCGCCTCGAACTCCGGCGGCAGCAGCTCGCGACGCTCCAGCACCAGGTCGACGTAGGCGTTGACGCCTCGCGTCCAGGCGCTGACGATGCGCTTCGTGTCCGAGGCGTAGGCGAGCCACTCGGCGTGCATGTCGCCGCGGTAGAGCAGCAGCCGGGCGGCCCGGTCCTGCTCGACGAAGTGGGGCCCGAAGACCTCGGAGAGCGTCCCCTCGCCGCGCCGGCGCCAGAGGTCGATCTGCCACAGCCGGTCGCGGGCCGCGTTCCAGCCCTGGGCGAAGAACAGGTCGTCCTGGCCGCCGGCGAAGACGTGGGCGACGCCCCAGCGGTCGACCAGGATCTCGACCGACGCGTCGAGCCCCGGGACCTCGAAGCGGGTTGTCTCGATCTCCTGGGCAACCGTCGTCGAGGCGAGGAACAGGGCGAGCGCGGGGGCCGTCTGGCGGAGCTTGCGCATCTGCGAAAGCGCACGATACCAATGGGCCGCTCGGCTAAGCTCTTCGCCCGTGATGACTCAGACCTCTTGGTCGAAGGCGTGTGGTGCGATTGCTGTCGCGGCGCTCATGATGCCGGCCGCGCCAGCTCTCGTCGCGCAGGACGAGGCGGCGGACGCGGCGGGTGCCGGAGATCAGGACGGTTCGGCTCCGGAGACCGTGTTCTACGAAACGGCCACGGTGCGGGCCCGCGCTCTGGAAGGCGCGACCGCCTCGGTCCAGGTCGTCGACGCGGACGAGTTGCGGCACCTTGCGGTGCGCGACGCGGCCGAGGCGCTGCGGCTGGTGCCCGGCGCCTGGGTGCTCGGCAACGACTCCAGCGCCTCTCTCGCGGGCGTATCGCTGCGAGGCGGCGACGCGAACTTCTCCCTCGTTTTGATCGACGGCGTGCCGATGGCCGACAGCACGGACCAGTACGGCGGCGCCTTCCCGCTCGGCAGCGTGGGAGGGGCCGAGATCGAGCGCCTGGAGGTCGTGCGCGGGCCGCTGTCGTCGTTCTACGGGTCGAGTTCCCTGGCCGGGGCGGTGCAGTTGATCACCGCGGCGCCGCGCGACGAGGCGCCCTTTCTGGGCTGGAGCGCGCAAGCGGGAGATCACGACCACCTGAGCAGCCGGCTTTCCTGGGGACGCGCGGGCGAGTCGTCGCACGGTTCGATCAACGCGGCGGTTCGCGAGGAACAGGGCCGGGTCGGCGAGGATGCGCTGGAGCAGCAGACGCTCAGCGCGCGCTGGGGCCGGAACCTGGGCGAGGCGTCCGCGCTTCGCCTCTCGGGGCGCTTCTCCGACTGGCAGGCGGACGACTACTCGGACGGCTCCGGCGGCCCTGTCTTCGGCAGCGGAGACCTGCGGGAGTCAGATCACAGCGATCTCGGCCTCGCGGCGACGGTCGACTTCGGTGCCGGGGAGGCCTGGAGCCACACGCTGCGGTCGACCTTCTACAAACACACCCTCGACCGGACCAGTCCTCCGATCGTTCCCGTCGTGCCGCCGATCACCGAGTCCACGGAGTTCGACGACCTGCGGGTTGCCTGGACCGGCGCCTTCTCTCCGGCGGGCGGAGCGCCGTATGACCTCAGCCTGGGCGTCGAAGGCCTCGCCGAGGAGGGCCGCAACCAGAGTCTTCTTCTTCTGCCGCCTTACTTCGGCGGCCCTCTGGCCGGCGACTATCTGATCGAGCGGGAGCGAGTGGGCGCGTTCGCGGAGTGGCGGTGGAGCCGCGGCGGCTTCGTGGCCGAACTCGGTGCGCGAGCCGACTTCTTCGAAGGTGAAGGCGAGGAAGTGAGTCCACGGGTCGGCTTTCGCTACACGCCCGAGGGTGACGCCTGGTC
Protein-coding regions in this window:
- a CDS encoding penicillin acylase family protein, which codes for MRKLRQTAPALALFLASTTVAQEIETTRFEVPGLDASVEILVDRWGVAHVFAGGQDDLFFAQGWNAARDRLWQIDLWRRRGEGTLSEVFGPHFVEQDRAARLLLYRGDMHAEWLAYASDTKRIVSAWTRGVNAYVDLVLERRELLPPEFEALGYEPSHWTPEAVTRIRSHGLLRNAASEFSRARFLAEHGAAALALRDRYQPDHRLAVPAGLDLDAFRAAPKALDLYRLGTRGVRFGDLEPGFQDEVGPASQGSNNWAISPRRTATGRPLLANDPHRTQAVPSLRYIVHLSSPDLDLIGAGEPALPGISIGHNGTIAFGLTIFSIDQEDLYIYRTKPGEPDFYEHRGNWLPMETIEETIPVRGEDARTVDLRFTHHGPVLYRDPDRDLAIGLRAAWLEPGMAPYLGSIEYIRARNWDQFLAAMNRWGTPSENQVYADTSGNIGWKPGGLAPVRPNWDGLLPVPGDGRYEWSGYRDMDELPVEFNPERGWVATANEMNLPAGYDVPLGWEWAGPYRRQRIGEVLDAEDAMTVEGAVRLQTDYVSIPARRLHALLGRASPTPEAGPALELLGGWNAELAADSAAAALFEVWWRRHLEAEVGRRMAAALGAGEDPLPVQDEHLLRMLEEMDPRLGDRPRRARDEALLDSLRAAYVDVSERLGPDPVAWRWGDLHQIELRHPLSAHLPDDIRRLADVGPAERGGSGDTVGNTSYGDGFNQRSGASFRMVIDVGNWDASVVMNNPGQSGDPRSPHYRDLFQPWANDQAFPLLYTRPAILEAAEARIELLPAPAQ
- a CDS encoding TonB-dependent receptor, whose protein sequence is MTQTSWSKACGAIAVAALMMPAAPALVAQDEAADAAGAGDQDGSAPETVFYETATVRARALEGATASVQVVDADELRHLAVRDAAEALRLVPGAWVLGNDSSASLAGVSLRGGDANFSLVLIDGVPMADSTDQYGGAFPLGSVGGAEIERLEVVRGPLSSFYGSSSLAGAVQLITAAPRDEAPFLGWSAQAGDHDHLSSRLSWGRAGESSHGSINAAVREEQGRVGEDALEQQTLSARWGRNLGEASALRLSGRFSDWQADDYSDGSGGPVFGSGDLRESDHSDLGLAATVDFGAGEAWSHTLRSTFYKHTLDRTSPPIVPVVPPITESTEFDDLRVAWTGAFSPAGGAPYDLSLGVEGLAEEGRNQSLLLLPPYFGGPLAGDYLIERERVGAFAEWRWSRGGFVAELGARADFFEGEGEEVSPRVGFRYTPEGDAWSVRASAGEAFKLPSLYALATPRAIGGNPNLLAETSAGADLGVEFRASDASVRGGITLFSNRFENLIDFDFDTFQIVNRSKVDAEGVEAFLVWNPSARVGVDVRLTSQDTEDLATGRTLRRRPDLYGGVGLRVDLSESVRLGLEARHTGSYLDEQVPAPFRTSVAGRDLVGLSLSWQAADRWRMSLRADNAFDESYETQVGFPGPERSVRIGVRYGH